The DNA window AGACCGAAACGCACCTCACCCTCCACAATCACGGATGTAAAGATCTCCGTTCTCGGTTCGAGTTTTCCAAGGAAGGCGTCGAGCTGCTCGTTGCCGGCCATGGCGGCACTGACCGCCGGCGTGTCGAGCAGGAGATCGGTCAAACGGGGGAGCCCCAATCGGCTGCTTGCTCACCCTCGACGATCAGGCGCTCGAGCTCCGCCACATCCTCGGGGCTAGCTCTCCGAGATTGAACGACCGCTCGGAGAGCATCGACCCCCTTGTTTCTGTCGTCGATCGGCGTCGGTTGTCCGACCTCTGCAATCGTTCGCTCGAGAGCAGATTCGGGCACTCGCACCATACCGCCGACCTTCACGTAACCGAGCTTGCCCGACCAGATGTACCGCCGCACGGTTTGCGGATGACAGCGCAAGCGTTTCGCGACTTCTTCGACGGTCAGGAGTTCCGCGGCTGGCATCTCATGAAGTGTACTAGATTACCTCATAAAGTACAATTATGCCTATTA is part of the Vicinamibacteria bacterium genome and encodes:
- a CDS encoding helix-turn-helix domain-containing protein, which translates into the protein MPAAELLTVEEVAKRLRCHPQTVRRYIWSGKLGYVKVGGMVRVPESALERTIAEVGQPTPIDDRNKGVDALRAVVQSRRASPEDVAELERLIVEGEQAADWGSPV